One Thermococcus sp. DNA segment encodes these proteins:
- a CDS encoding ATP synthase subunit B — protein MPGMEYSTVSKIYGPLMIVQGVKGVAYGEVVEIETDSGTKRKGQVLEARQDMAIVQVFEGTRDLDVKTTRVRFTGETLKVPVSMDMLGRVFNGIGKPIDGGPEIIPEDRRDVHGAPLNPVARAYPRDFIQTGVSAIDGMNTLIRGQKLPIFSGSGLPHNMLAAQIARQAKVLGEEEQFAVVFAAMGITYEEANFFKKSFEETGAIERAVLFLNLADDPAIERIITPRMALTVAEYLAYDYDMQVLVILTDMTNYAEALREISAAREEVPGRRGYPGYMYTDLATIYERAGRVRGRKGSITQVPILTMPDDDITHPIPDLTGYITEGQIVLSRELHRKGIYPPIDVLPSLSRLMKDGIGKGMTREEHPQLSQQLYAAYAEGRSLRDLVAVVGEEALSETDRKYLKFADRFEREFIAQRYDEDRSIFETLDLGWELLAELPESELKRVRKEYILKYHPKYRKRGE, from the coding sequence ATGCCGGGAATGGAGTACTCAACCGTTAGCAAGATTTACGGGCCACTCATGATCGTTCAGGGCGTCAAGGGCGTCGCCTACGGCGAGGTTGTAGAGATAGAGACCGATAGTGGAACGAAGAGGAAGGGTCAGGTTCTTGAGGCCAGACAGGACATGGCAATCGTCCAGGTCTTTGAGGGAACGCGCGACCTTGACGTCAAAACGACGCGCGTTCGCTTCACCGGTGAGACCCTCAAGGTTCCAGTTTCGATGGATATGCTCGGCAGGGTCTTCAACGGTATCGGAAAGCCGATCGACGGTGGGCCGGAGATCATACCCGAGGACAGGCGCGACGTCCACGGTGCACCCCTCAACCCTGTTGCCCGGGCTTATCCGAGGGACTTCATCCAGACCGGTGTCTCGGCCATAGACGGTATGAACACCCTCATCCGCGGTCAGAAGCTGCCCATCTTCAGCGGTTCCGGTCTTCCGCACAACATGCTCGCCGCCCAGATAGCCAGGCAGGCCAAGGTCCTCGGTGAGGAGGAGCAGTTTGCGGTGGTCTTCGCCGCGATGGGTATCACCTACGAGGAGGCCAACTTCTTTAAGAAGAGCTTCGAGGAGACTGGTGCTATCGAGAGGGCCGTCCTCTTCCTCAACCTCGCCGATGACCCGGCAATCGAGCGCATCATCACCCCGCGTATGGCACTCACCGTTGCGGAGTACCTTGCCTACGACTACGACATGCAGGTTCTGGTTATACTAACCGACATGACCAACTATGCGGAAGCTCTGCGTGAGATTTCCGCGGCGAGGGAAGAGGTCCCCGGAAGGCGTGGTTATCCGGGTTACATGTACACCGACTTGGCGACCATCTACGAGCGTGCCGGCCGTGTCAGGGGCAGAAAGGGCTCCATCACGCAGGTGCCCATCCTGACGATGCCGGACGACGACATCACCCACCCGATTCCAGACCTGACTGGCTACATCACAGAGGGGCAGATAGTCCTCAGCAGGGAGCTTCATAGGAAGGGTATCTATCCACCCATCGACGTCCTCCCGAGCCTCAGTCGTCTGATGAAGGACGGTATCGGGAAGGGGATGACCAGGGAAGAACATCCACAGCTCAGCCAGCAGCTCTACGCTGCTTACGCAGAAGGACGCTCCCTGAGGGATCTCGTGGCGGTCGTCGGAGAGGAGGCACTCAGCGAGACCGACAGGAAGTACCTAAAGTTCGCCGACCGCTTTGAGAGGGAGTTCATTGCCCAGCGCTACGACGAAGACAGGAGCATCTTCGAGACCCTCGACCTCGGATGGGAGCTTCTCGCCGAGCTTCCGGAGAGCGAGCTCAAGCGTGTCAGGAAGGAATACATCCTCAAGTACCACCCCAAGTACAGGAAGAGGGGCGAGTGA
- a CDS encoding V-type ATP synthase subunit E translates to MEGAERIIQEINREAEQKIQYLLSEAQEEANKILEEAKKRAEVRAEWILRKAQTGAEIEKQRIIAGAKLEVRKRRLALQEELIQKVITALHDRLSQLPDEEYFPMLVDLTSEAVNELGMPKARILSNERTLKLLKARRDEFESAVADKVGRNVKMDIGEPISTIGGVLVESEDRSVRVDNTFEARMERFESDLRARIAKALFG, encoded by the coding sequence ATGGAAGGGGCAGAGCGTATAATCCAGGAGATAAACAGGGAAGCGGAGCAGAAAATCCAGTACCTACTCAGTGAGGCCCAGGAAGAAGCCAATAAGATCCTGGAGGAGGCAAAGAAAAGGGCCGAGGTCAGGGCCGAGTGGATACTCAGAAAGGCCCAGACAGGTGCCGAGATAGAGAAACAGCGTATAATAGCCGGCGCCAAGCTGGAGGTCCGGAAAAGGCGTCTTGCCCTTCAGGAGGAACTCATCCAGAAGGTTATCACAGCGCTCCACGATAGGCTTTCCCAACTTCCGGACGAGGAGTACTTTCCAATGCTCGTTGACCTAACCTCTGAAGCGGTTAACGAACTTGGAATGCCAAAGGCCCGCATCCTCTCCAACGAAAGGACCCTTAAGCTCCTTAAAGCCAGAAGGGACGAATTCGAAAGCGCGGTAGCTGATAAAGTCGGCAGGAATGTGAAAATGGACATCGGTGAGCCTATCAGCACCATTGGTGGTGTGCTGGTTGAGAGCGAGGACCGCAGCGTTAGGGTGGATAACACTTTCGAGGCGAGGATGGAAAGGTTTGAAAGTGATCTCAGGGCCCGTATCGCCAAGGCTCTATTCGGGTGA
- a CDS encoding ATP synthase subunit A, producing the protein MGKIIRVTGPLVVADEMRGSKMYELVRVGEMGLIGEIIRLEGDRAVIQVYEETSGIRPGEPVEGTGASLSVELGPGLLTAMYDGIQRPLNVLRELSGDFIARGLTAPALPRDKKWHFNPKVKVGDKVVGGDVLGVVPETDIIEHRVLVPPGVEGEVVEVIEEGDYTIEEVIVKVKKPDGGIEGLKMYHKWPVRLKRPYRTKLPPEVPLITGQRTIDTFFSQAKGGTAAIPGPFGSGKTVTQHQLAKWSDAQVVVYIGCGERGNEMTDVLEEFPKLKDPKTGKPLMERTVLIANTSNMPVAAREASIYTGITIAEYFRDMGYDVALMADSTSRWAEALREISGRLEEMPGEEGYPAYLASKIAEFYERAGRVVALGSDERIGSVSVIGAVSPPGGDFSEPVVQNTLRVVKVFWALDADLARRRHFPAINWLRSYSLYLDAIQGWWERNVDPDWRKMRDRAMALLQKEAELQEIVRIVGPDALPDREKAVLIVTRMIREDYLQQDAFDEVDTYCPPKKQVTMMRVILNFYNKTMEAVDRGVPVEEVAKLPVRERIGRMKYEPEIEKVKVLIDETNAQFGELFKRYGA; encoded by the coding sequence ATGGGAAAGATAATTAGAGTTACTGGTCCGTTGGTCGTTGCGGATGAAATGAGGGGCTCCAAGATGTACGAGCTCGTTCGCGTCGGCGAAATGGGACTCATAGGGGAAATAATCCGGCTTGAGGGTGACAGGGCCGTCATCCAGGTCTATGAGGAGACCTCCGGCATAAGGCCCGGGGAGCCGGTCGAGGGAACCGGTGCTTCACTCAGCGTTGAACTTGGTCCGGGCCTTCTCACTGCCATGTACGACGGAATCCAGAGACCGCTCAACGTCCTCAGGGAGCTGAGTGGCGACTTCATAGCGAGGGGTCTCACCGCCCCGGCCCTGCCCAGGGACAAGAAATGGCACTTCAACCCGAAGGTCAAGGTTGGTGATAAAGTTGTTGGCGGAGACGTACTCGGCGTCGTCCCCGAGACGGACATCATAGAGCACCGTGTTCTCGTTCCTCCGGGAGTAGAGGGCGAGGTAGTGGAGGTAATCGAGGAGGGCGACTACACCATTGAGGAGGTTATTGTCAAGGTCAAGAAGCCGGACGGGGGCATTGAGGGACTCAAGATGTACCACAAGTGGCCCGTCCGCCTCAAGAGGCCCTACAGGACAAAACTCCCGCCGGAGGTTCCGCTCATCACCGGACAGAGGACCATAGACACCTTCTTCAGCCAGGCGAAGGGTGGAACTGCCGCCATCCCCGGTCCGTTCGGTTCAGGAAAGACCGTCACCCAGCACCAGCTTGCCAAATGGAGTGATGCCCAGGTCGTCGTCTACATAGGCTGCGGTGAGCGCGGGAACGAGATGACCGACGTCCTTGAGGAGTTCCCGAAGCTCAAGGACCCGAAGACCGGAAAGCCGCTTATGGAGAGGACCGTTCTCATAGCCAACACCTCGAACATGCCGGTCGCGGCCAGGGAGGCCTCAATCTACACCGGAATTACAATAGCCGAGTACTTCAGGGACATGGGCTACGACGTCGCTCTCATGGCAGACTCCACATCGAGATGGGCTGAAGCTCTGCGTGAAATCTCAGGCCGTCTCGAGGAGATGCCGGGTGAGGAGGGGTACCCTGCTTATCTCGCGAGCAAGATTGCCGAGTTCTACGAGAGAGCTGGAAGGGTTGTAGCCCTCGGAAGCGACGAGCGCATTGGTAGTGTCTCTGTCATAGGTGCCGTTTCGCCGCCGGGCGGTGACTTCAGCGAGCCGGTCGTCCAGAACACCCTCCGTGTCGTCAAGGTTTTCTGGGCCCTCGACGCGGACCTCGCGAGGAGGAGGCACTTCCCGGCCATCAACTGGCTGCGGAGCTATTCCCTCTACCTGGATGCCATACAGGGATGGTGGGAGCGGAACGTTGACCCCGACTGGAGGAAGATGCGCGACAGGGCTATGGCGCTCCTCCAGAAGGAGGCTGAGCTGCAGGAGATAGTCAGGATAGTCGGTCCAGATGCACTGCCGGATAGGGAGAAGGCGGTGCTCATAGTCACGAGGATGATACGTGAAGACTACCTCCAGCAGGATGCCTTCGACGAGGTCGACACCTACTGCCCGCCGAAGAAGCAGGTCACCATGATGCGCGTAATCCTCAACTTCTACAACAAGACCATGGAGGCTGTTGACCGCGGTGTTCCGGTGGAGGAGGTAGCCAAGCTTCCGGTCAGGGAGAGGATAGGCCGTATGAAGTACGAGCCCGAGATTGAGAAGGTCAAAGTGCTCATCGATGAGACAAACGCTCAGTTCGGGGAGCTGTTTAAGAGGTACGGGGCGTGA
- a CDS encoding V-type ATP synthase subunit K (produces ATP from ADP in the presence of a proton gradient across the membrane; the K subunit is a nonenzymatic component which binds the dimeric form by interacting with the G and E subunits) — MDPIVYVSLGAALAAGLAGAASAFGVGVAGAAAAGVVAEDEKNFKNALILEGLPMTQSIYGLITLFLILLSAGIIGGGFKFTASTPDNIVKSAILLGAGLTVGLTGLSAIPQGVIASAGIGAVAKNPKTFTQGIIFAAMAETMAIFGLVGALIMIATGVGL, encoded by the coding sequence ATGGATCCGATAGTTTACGTATCCCTTGGAGCGGCCCTTGCGGCCGGACTTGCCGGAGCAGCTTCGGCATTCGGTGTTGGTGTTGCAGGTGCAGCTGCAGCCGGAGTAGTCGCAGAGGACGAGAAGAACTTCAAAAATGCCCTTATCCTCGAGGGTCTGCCAATGACCCAGAGCATCTACGGGCTGATTACGCTGTTCCTGATACTCCTGAGTGCCGGTATTATCGGCGGCGGCTTCAAGTTCACCGCCAGCACCCCTGACAACATCGTCAAGAGTGCAATCCTCCTCGGTGCCGGTCTCACCGTTGGTCTCACCGGCCTTTCGGCCATCCCGCAGGGTGTCATAGCCAGCGCCGGTATCGGTGCCGTCGCCAAGAACCCGAAGACCTTCACCCAGGGCATCATCTTCGCGGCAATGGCTGAGACCATGGCCATCTTCGGTCTCGTCGGTGCACTGATAATGATAGCCACTGGAGTTGGCCTCTGA
- a CDS encoding V-type ATP synthase subunit F, whose protein sequence is MKIAVLGDRDTALGFKLAGAHEVYPFDTTPLEIERLKNKVDELVGREDIGIILITEGLAQRIELPDVTFPIILQVPDKSGTNYGEESIKEIVRRAIGVELKR, encoded by the coding sequence ATGAAGATCGCGGTGCTTGGTGACAGGGATACTGCCCTGGGCTTTAAGCTGGCCGGGGCTCATGAGGTTTATCCCTTCGATACCACTCCGTTGGAGATCGAACGGCTCAAGAACAAGGTTGACGAGCTGGTTGGAAGGGAGGACATCGGAATCATACTCATAACGGAGGGGCTGGCTCAGAGGATTGAGTTGCCGGACGTTACGTTCCCTATCATTCTTCAAGTGCCGGACAAGTCCGGTACTAACTACGGGGAAGAAAGCATTAAGGAGATAGTTAGAAGGGCAATCGGTGTTGAGCTGAAGAGGTGA
- a CDS encoding V-type ATP synthase subunit C, with translation MEAGTITGILDTTLALVFTWVAYKTGSYIYKYTPYSYPNARINAMEAKLLTEQRFNELAESRTLNNFIVSLEDTDYREYFTDVSEYSLEEVERGLERALAGTYGMMFDILPKRAGPFFRLLLEEWDVRNIASVVKAKSLGEPAGDYVIELGGMVPKVKAMVEAKSMEEMLVILEGSPYEEPYQKLLLGEISLQEFETELYRMHYSKLLDYALSRKGEERVILEEFVRLKIDKLNILTLLRAKAARMSAEEIRPLLINCGSLKLDSMLHVDDLSMALAELDGTKYGQVIRDVREEVEKDLSLLERTLEGHIVTRMNELTRFYPLSVATPLNYIVRKEREIRKLRAIAKLIADGMPAERIKGIVGGVA, from the coding sequence ATGGAAGCAGGGACGATAACCGGAATCCTTGACACGACACTTGCGCTCGTGTTTACCTGGGTAGCGTACAAAACGGGCTCCTACATATACAAGTACACCCCATACTCCTACCCCAACGCGAGGATAAACGCGATGGAGGCCAAACTCCTCACCGAGCAGAGGTTCAACGAACTCGCGGAGAGCCGGACCCTGAACAACTTCATCGTCAGTCTTGAGGACACCGACTACAGGGAGTACTTTACCGACGTCTCCGAATACAGCCTTGAAGAGGTTGAGAGGGGACTTGAAAGGGCCTTGGCCGGGACCTACGGGATGATGTTCGACATCCTGCCAAAGAGGGCTGGCCCCTTCTTCAGGCTCCTCTTGGAGGAGTGGGACGTCAGGAACATTGCCAGCGTTGTTAAGGCCAAGAGCCTCGGAGAACCCGCAGGTGACTACGTCATAGAGCTTGGAGGCATGGTTCCCAAGGTGAAGGCGATGGTCGAGGCCAAGAGCATGGAGGAGATGCTGGTCATCTTGGAGGGTTCCCCATACGAGGAACCTTACCAGAAGTTGCTACTTGGGGAGATCAGCCTCCAGGAATTTGAAACGGAGCTGTACAGAATGCACTACTCGAAGCTCTTGGACTACGCCCTCTCAAGAAAAGGGGAGGAGAGGGTGATCCTTGAGGAGTTCGTGAGGCTCAAGATAGACAAACTCAACATCCTGACCCTCCTGAGGGCAAAAGCGGCCCGTATGTCTGCCGAGGAAATAAGGCCCCTCCTCATAAACTGCGGGAGCTTGAAGCTTGATTCAATGCTCCACGTCGACGACCTGAGCATGGCCCTTGCTGAGCTGGACGGGACGAAGTACGGTCAGGTAATACGTGACGTCAGGGAAGAAGTCGAGAAGGATCTCAGTTTGCTGGAGAGAACCCTTGAGGGCCACATCGTAACCCGCATGAACGAACTCACACGGTTCTATCCCCTAAGCGTTGCCACTCCCCTCAACTACATAGTGCGGAAGGAGCGCGAGATCAGAAAGCTCAGGGCTATTGCAAAGCTGATCGCCGATGGAATGCCTGCTGAGAGAATAAAGGGAATCGTGGGTGGTGTCGCATGA